The genomic region GTTAAGTCATTGTCTACGCAGTGCTTTATCGAGCCGGTAAATAACAATGTGAACAAAGACTTTCAAGTAATATGCCAAATGATTTACTTACCTATAATAAAATCCGAGTTAAACCCTGCCTTTGGATATAAAAGCTGCATTGCAATATTATActcagagtttttttttaaacaaacctttTCTTTCTTAATATGGGTATACAATATTAATGTGAAACTTAAAAATGTAGTGCCCAAATAGTGCCTTCATATCTTCAGGCCTGCAagaagtaataattattttttattgcttaaactATCCAGTCCATTACAATAATCAGATCAGTAGTGTGTAAATCTCTGAGATCTACAAAATGTCCTTCCTTACTGTATTTTTGTGCCTAATAGACAGctgtgttgttttaatattgtacctTAATATTCCAGCATTACGAAATGAAGAAGTCTGGGGTGGAGGACTGTTCATTTTCTACCACATATTTGGTTACCTGGAAGATGCTAAAGAAAGGCTGAAGATGCCTGATTttgacaaaatgtttgttaacaAGGCTCTTTACAGGTATGTACTGGTATTCTATGCCATAGCATactttgtataatatgtatggaTAAATAGGTTGAAAGTGAGCTGGGGTGGAGAGAGTTGAATTTGGTAAAAAGATCACTAACTTTGGTCTTGACAGTGTGTTCACTTTACATAAGAAAAGCTTACCCATACACTATTGAACAGTGCAGAGTtgtcataattttttaatttatagcgacttacatttaaaattttactctgCATTATGATATAAATTCCTTTCAACCAAGTAttcttcattattataatcCAATGACTTCCAtcttataaataaggttttatttatattataactaatgCATTGAAAAATGTGATGTAGGCTGTCTTTGTTTTAACTTTGCCTCTTATTTgtctattttctattttgtaagtaattttcTGTGCACAGAAAGAAAGCTTTCGAAGAAGACTTGGAACATTACTTAGGGTCGGAATGGCGGTCAATACCAAAGGCACCAGCTCTAGAGAACTATCTTGAACACTTACAAGAGCTGGAGAAGACCAACCCTCAACTCCTGCTGGCATATGTGTACCATCTGTATTTGGGTTTGCTCAGTGGAGGACAGATATTGGCTAAGAAGCGAAGGATGTTTGGTGATGGTAACTATTACATGAGAAATTATTACGCAACCAGATAAAGATCATGCAAGATTTTATGTTAAAGTATTTCTTCTGTCTACTAGAATCAGATTATGAAGTTCCTTGAGAAAGTGCtgattcccaaaaaaaaaattgttgtgaGTCGtccaatcaatatttataatctggaatttatgtatttttggtgCTTACTTGTCTCTCATTGCAAAGGATGTTGTATAACTAAGAACTGCATCAcaatttgaattgtttttagagatctattttttttattctaggtTCCGTAAAACCCTACACAGACAAAGTGACAGACTTCACTGGCACAGACATAGGTCAACTGAAAAAGGACTTCAGACAGGCTACAAACGAAATAGCCGACAAAATGACGGAAGAAGAGAAAAACGCTTTTATTGAAGAGAGCAATCaagtgtttgttttaaacaattcaatAGTCAACTCTGTCGGGGGTCAAGATAAAGTGTTTTATAACTTAATGTACAAAGGTTTTGCTATTGTTCTTATTGGTACAGGCATTGTGCTTGCATACCTAATGCATAAGTAGTACACAAATTATAATCAGTGTTGGTCACTCTTTTGGCAAGtctgtcaaaatttaaaaactcgCCAACAACAGTGATGTCgattgtaaatgaaaataactttataggATGACTAGTTCCTTATATATTCTGTTAGATTCTAAATTGTCTTAAAAATCTAGTGTTCCCTTTTTCTGTTTGAAactgaaaagtttaaaatttttactCAAAGAcatgtttttgtagttttaaatcttatttatgaTGCTAagatagtaaataataaagagtttttattacaaacctgttttattaattatgtatctaCTCTACACATGGAGCTAAATTAGCGATAGTGGTTGTTGACTGCAAGGCAAGGTGGTTTAAGTTGGCGGTAAGAGGAAATgcataaaaaaagatattgatttacaaaaatattttattactacaatattttgttcaatgtcattcttataaatatttacacaattacGCTCTAAATCTacaatttatattgtagttaaaaCAAACACTCAGTTtccaataaattgtattgtacacgttttcaaatatatttttaatgtttagctAGGTacaacatttcaataaaacaatttcactaatatttctatttaattaaactaattcaTGTCcgtattcttaaataaattagaattctTAATCCATGCattgaaaaagtttaaagaagtttcaattatttataagtacgtGTAAGTGTTACACTATctaaaatcttgtattttaatcatgtattttttttattgattcgtAGTGTTGCGAATCCTATCGTCATAATGACCAATAATTAAGATGGGAGGCTATACCCAGAAATGGGCAATCAAAAACTGGCCTTTAGTACTTACCAAAAACAagtttccaaatatttttaaactgtccatcttttttttaattgagatgTCATGGCTTGTGTAAGTTGTGTAATCCATGAAGAATTTtctaattctaataaatataaaacattacatttctCATTAAGTTTGTACATCATTGGTTAAGCTAAGATCTTTGATCATCTAAATGCGGGCAACGTGGGCGGCTCCATAGCTATGTCTATGAGTTCATCAATATCATCCGAGTTGAAGAACGATAACTCCATCTGTAAAGGAAATAGTTAAAATGCGATTTTGTattggaataattaaatatgaatagctTATGTTCGTTTAACATTTATAGAAGGAATTATTTTGAtagtcaatattttatacacaagACCCTGTTATTTAGGAGGGAAAGAGGGCGACCAAAGAAACAATGGATGGATTCGATAAGAATCGTATTTCACATAATCCATTCATTATTTCTTGTGaaatgacgtcagatagaaaggaaTGGAAGAATAAGACGTGCTGCGCCgatcccaaaaaaaaatgagataagggcaaggggaatgatgatgaaaaatCAGTCCACTTTCGCATTTttactttgataaaataatactatttaaaattaaaaatttaggCTTATTCAATAAGCATATCAGTTACGAgattcaaaactaaataagtACCTAAAGTTTATGAAGCGTGTcttaaaaaattgataaatctatcataaaataaatacaattttcgaTTTCTAATACGTTTAGGTACTATGTGACTTGCTCGTTTCCTAAGATAAAACATTTGACTGTGATAACCTTTTGTTAAATAGTTTGATTGTTTTCGCTATCCGCTATTCGCTTACGACACGACTGTCTGAGTGAAATCGAATTTcgataattaaacttaaataagttaaattttcGTAATTACTTAGAATTTTTCTATTctctcactttcttgtttgtttgtcgttccgattggatttttgcaaATCAATTTTCAGGTACTCCCCGATAAGTAAGCAGAATTTTTCagggaccgattttgataaaatttgaatggagacAATTAAAAACATGGGCAACTATTATTCAGTTTGTACTCTACTATTATGAGCACTAGACGACTGATAAActtatatagataaattacacccaaacactGAACAAAAGATCGTGTCCATCACACAAAGATTagtctgggtgggaatcgaactcacgacctccagTCTAGCaatcagggtcactaaccactagaccacgGCCCGTCGTAAGTAGTAAGTACAGTATAATGGTCGGCGCgaatcttgagcgctgaccttgcGCAGAAGTGCTTTTTAGGTCTCTTTTGCGGTATGGAGTGAGGCGCGGGCGGACtcaagtgcagtgattgtcccgcagcgcatcgcgtcatagccgtcatgAGCGATtcgttgaaattcgttctttgctgcagttgcatgcacctcaagacggcTCAAAATAGGCGTTATATTCCTGAgtgtacgatgcgcaaagcgatccccactcttccgccgagcgctcaagatgcTGTAACTATAGCCTTATTTGAAAGAAAAGTGTTATATTACGAGTCGCTGCGTGTCCGCGCAGGGCCGGCACAGCAGACGCCCCTCGCTGCACTCGCAGCGCGGCGGGCTGGCGcagcgcgcgctggcggcggcggcgcgcgcgcccaGCACGGTGGAGAAGCGGCGCGCTGTGGGCCGGTCGCCCTGCAGCTTGGCGCCCGCGAATATCGTGCCTAAGGACGAATTATAAAACGGGATATTACTCcattgaaatacaaatttactCTCAAGGaatttcctaaatattttcgctggtaacttctttatttttagtactgtGACAATAAGTTACTGGACCTAAGTTGTAGAGAATTTAATTTGCATGAAGAAAAggctactatttttttttatctgataaATAGTTTACGTCAtgtatcgtaaaaaaatatcatttcagCTCTTATTTTCAAGATGTCGGCCGTGGGACAAGAGTGGCAAGTCCACAAACTTCGTTTTAGCTTTACACGGTCCCTTCTAGACATCAAACAAAATTGCGTATTCTACAAAACGCAAGGTAAGGACTAAAAAATTTAACATTGGGCAATAGACAATGGACTATATTTTAGATCTATGCAGACGTACGGACAATCAATGGAGTCGTACCGGACGCAGGAATCAGGGATGACTAGTTGGGCTGACGATATAGATAGGTTTAATGGAAGTACTTGTAAGAGGGATGGGCTAAGCAGAAAACGTAGCAAAAAAATCAGCAGACCTATATAGAATTGAGTGATTGCGAGCTGGAATGacgatgatatttttatggcaAAACATCAGAATCGTTGTTATGGGTATAgataactttatttcttttttaaatttgtaggtatttaaaagtatattaccGTTGGTCTCCATAGCGAGTGAGGTGCACAGCCCAAGCTTTTCTTTAGGCAGCTTCACTTGCTTCCTGAGCGCAGTATCGCCTACAAGCCTCTCGTAATCCTTGTTCGTATAGGCCAGAGTGTTGTCCACacctaatgaaaaaaaaagattatcgGACTATCGTGGAAATATGATGAAAAGGCAGTATGAgtataaaatgagtttttggTATCGTAGATCTATTGAAAGCGCTTCGAGGAGCTAATAGCTTAGTAAATTATACACAAGTTGATGATCGCAGGTTAAGTTAAGCCTGATGCGGTTGgttcgtggatgggtgaccatatatCTTATTACGAtttcctctgtgtttcggaaggcacgttaatttaTGGGTACCGGATGtaatttatacatctttgacattaaggatagtcagaagctaaggatattgcccaggtaactgagttgaagAGGCtcattataaaacactggtacgtttgcagctgcatctggttaggcTTGAAGCCGACCCGTATATAGTTGGAAAAAAGGCTTAGATGATGAGTTGTACAGAAAGTATCTTTATCGCTTATTTAGACGATGTCAtacaagttgtaatacattgctgggtGATATAACAATAGCAACAGAAGTGACAGATCATTGACGTCAATGTATCGCAACTTGCATGTTATTTATCACAAAGTTTAAATCGGCTTCTGTTTCTAGTACTCACCGAACAAGTACTTGGCCGCTCGTTTCTTGGACAGCATAAAGTCGTCATCCATTAAGACGTGCAGAGTCACCGAGCTCTCCATCAGATTGTGGTAGATTGTCGAGTAGTCCAACTATTGACGAAACCACATAACATTACAGAGCAATGTAAATAGTAGTTTTTGTCTCGTAGTAAAAATAGATAAAGAAGGCTTCACCAGTATAGTTTAGTGGATCAGAATGTCAAAAGAATTAGGAATAGCCGTATATATTCCCTTAggaaaagttaataattgacAAGGTGGCATTATCTA from Trichoplusia ni isolate ovarian cell line Hi5 chromosome 12, tn1, whole genome shotgun sequence harbors:
- the LOC113499275 gene encoding heme oxygenase 1; amino-acid sequence: MSESEDLFTTRMRRATRKIHNLSDALVNAKFAISLRNEEVWGGGLFIFYHIFGYLEDAKERLKMPDFDKMFVNKALYRKKAFEEDLEHYLGSEWRSIPKAPALENYLEHLQELEKTNPQLLLAYVYHLYLGLLSGGQILAKKRRMFGDGSVKPYTDKVTDFTGTDIGQLKKDFRQATNEIADKMTEEEKNAFIEESNQVFVLNNSIVNSVGGQDKVFYNLMYKGFAIVLIGTGIVLAYLMHK